From the genome of Leguminivora glycinivorella isolate SPB_JAAS2020 chromosome Z, LegGlyc_1.1, whole genome shotgun sequence, one region includes:
- the LOC125241701 gene encoding uncharacterized protein LOC125241701, with protein sequence MSMQKRFCCDDETGEIITYVVNDETGEPTPSACPAVPGPRAAAAPPPETIKFPKGYMSETKKFQMLKENIIRGSNVFSPRLLLIPMAAVWPALLVMFLMIAEVFIHICCHKQNKSLKDPSLYYRSPLHMLTSIFCGECRESEMSSKIGQMQDQRRFRYGYFKGMAI encoded by the coding sequence ATGTCGATGCAAAAGCGTTTTTGTTGTGACGACGAAACCGGCGAGATTATAACGTACGTTGTCAATGACGAGACCGGCGAGCCGACGCCGTCTGCGTGCCCCGCAGTACCCGGCCCGCGCGCGGCGGCCGCGCCTCCGCCCGAGACCATCAAGTTTCCTAAGGGCTATATGAGTGAGACCAAGAAATTCCAAATGTTGAAAGAGAACATAATCAGAGGTTCAAATGTGTTTAGTCCGAGGTTGCTCCTGATACCTATGGCCGCGGTGTGGCCGGCGCTTCTGGTCATGTTCCTGATGATTGCTGAGGTGTTCATACACATCTGCTGCCACAAACAGAACAAGTCCCTGAAGGACCCTAGTCTGTACTACCGTAGCCCATTGCATATGTTGACGAGTATTTTCTGTGGAGAGTGCCGGGAGAGTGAGATGTCGTCCAAGATTGGGCAAATGCAGGACCAGAGGAGGTTCCGCTATGGATACTTTAAAGGGATGGCTATATAA